The Streptomyces spororaveus genome includes a region encoding these proteins:
- a CDS encoding type Z 30S ribosomal protein S14, which produces MAKKALIAKAARKPKFGVRAYTRCQRCGRPHSVYRKFGLCRVCLREMAHRGELPGVTKSSW; this is translated from the coding sequence ATGGCGAAGAAGGCTCTCATCGCGAAGGCTGCCCGCAAGCCCAAGTTCGGTGTGCGTGCGTACACCCGCTGCCAGCGCTGCGGTCGTCCCCACTCCGTGTACCGCAAGTTCGGCCTGTGCCGCGTCTGCCTTCGTGAGATGGCTCACCGTGGCGAGCTGCCGGGCGTGACCAAGAGCTCCTGGTAA
- the rplE gene encoding 50S ribosomal protein L5 — MATTPRLKTKYREDIAGKLREEFSYENVMQIPGLVKIVVNMGVGDAARDSKLIDGAIRDLTTITGQKPAVTKARKSIAQFKLREGQPIGCHVTLRGDRMWEFLDRTLSLALPRIRDFRGLSPKQFDGRGNYTFGLTEQVMFHEIDQDKIDRTRGMDITVVTTATNDAEGRALLRHLGFPFKEA; from the coding sequence ATGGCTACCACTCCGCGTCTCAAGACGAAGTACCGCGAGGACATCGCGGGCAAGCTGCGTGAGGAGTTCTCCTACGAGAACGTCATGCAGATCCCCGGCCTCGTGAAGATCGTGGTCAACATGGGTGTGGGCGACGCCGCCCGCGACTCCAAGCTGATCGACGGCGCCATCCGCGACCTGACGACGATCACCGGTCAGAAGCCGGCCGTCACGAAGGCCCGCAAGTCCATCGCGCAGTTCAAGCTGCGCGAGGGTCAGCCGATCGGCTGCCACGTCACCCTCCGTGGTGACCGCATGTGGGAGTTCCTGGACCGTACGCTGTCGCTCGCGCTGCCGCGTATCCGTGACTTCCGTGGTCTGTCGCCGAAGCAGTTCGACGGCCGTGGCAACTACACCTTCGGTCTCACGGAGCAGGTCATGTTCCACGAGATCGACCAGGACAAGATCGACCGTACCCGGGGTATGGACATCACCGTGGTCACCACGGCGACCAACGACGCTGAGGGCCGCGCGCTCCTTCGTCACCTCGGCTTCCCCTTCAAGGAGGCGTAA
- the rplX gene encoding 50S ribosomal protein L24: MKIKKGDLVQVITGKDKGKQGKVIVAFPADNRVLVEGVNRVKKHTKAAQNQAGGIVITEAPVHVSNVQLVVEKDGKKVVTRVGYRFDDEGNKIRVAKRTGEDI, from the coding sequence ATGAAGATCAAGAAGGGCGACCTGGTTCAGGTCATCACCGGTAAGGACAAGGGCAAGCAGGGCAAGGTCATCGTCGCCTTCCCCGCCGACAACCGCGTCCTCGTCGAGGGTGTCAACCGGGTCAAGAAGCACACCAAGGCTGCGCAGAACCAGGCCGGTGGCATTGTGATCACCGAGGCCCCGGTCCACGTCAGCAACGTTCAGCTGGTTGTGGAGAAGGACGGCAAGAAGGTCGTCACCCGCGTCGGCTACCGCTTCGACGACGAGGGCAACAAGATCCGCGTTGCCAAGCGGACGGGTGAGGACATCTGA
- the rplN gene encoding 50S ribosomal protein L14: protein MIQQESRLRIADNTGAKEILCIRVLGGSGRRYAGIGDVIVATVKDAIPGGNVKKGDVVKAVIVRTVKERRRQDGSYIRFDENAAVILKNDGDPRGTRIFGPVGRELREKKFMKIISLAPEVL from the coding sequence GTGATCCAGCAGGAGTCGCGACTGCGTATCGCCGACAACACTGGTGCCAAGGAAATCCTTTGCATCCGTGTTCTCGGTGGTTCCGGTCGCCGCTACGCGGGCATCGGTGACGTCATCGTCGCCACCGTCAAGGACGCGATCCCCGGTGGCAACGTGAAGAAGGGTGACGTCGTCAAGGCGGTCATCGTTCGCACCGTCAAGGAGCGTCGCCGCCAGGACGGCTCGTACATCCGCTTTGACGAGAACGCCGCCGTCATTCTGAAGAACGACGGCGACCCTCGCGGCACCCGTATCTTCGGCCCGGTGGGCCGTGAGCTGCGCGAGAAGAAGTTCATGAAGATCATCTCGCTCGCGCCGGAGGTGCTGTAA
- the rpsQ gene encoding 30S ribosomal protein S17: MSENNVTEKTERGFRKTREGLVVSDKMDKTVVVAVEDRVKHALYGKVIRRTNKLKAHDEQNAAGVGDRVLIMETRPLSASKRWRIVEILEKAK; encoded by the coding sequence ATGAGCGAGAACAACGTGACTGAAAAGACCGAGCGCGGTTTCCGCAAGACCCGTGAGGGTCTGGTCGTCAGCGACAAGATGGACAAGACCGTCGTCGTCGCCGTCGAGGACCGCGTGAAGCACGCCCTGTACGGCAAGGTCATCCGCCGTACGAACAAGCTCAAGGCTCACGACGAGCAGAACGCTGCCGGCGTCGGCGACCGCGTCCTCATCATGGAGACGCGTCCGCTGTCGGCGAGCAAGCGCTGGCGCATCGTCGAGATCCTCGAGAAGGCCAAGTAA